One Oncorhynchus clarkii lewisi isolate Uvic-CL-2024 chromosome 31, UVic_Ocla_1.0, whole genome shotgun sequence DNA segment encodes these proteins:
- the LOC139391070 gene encoding iduronate 2-sulfatase, which yields MSLSVQKWFWVLILCMFSHDVVAKTVRRNVLFIMADDLRPTLGCYGDPIVKSPNIDQLASKSNVFLNAYAQQAVCGPSRTSLLTSRRPDTTRLYDFNSYWRVHAGNYTTLPQYFKSKGYTTMSVGKVFHPGIASNHSDDYPYSWSVPPYHPPSFKYENMKVCKGSDGKLHANLLCSVNVSETPLGTLPDMESTEEAIRLLKSTRDSGKNFFLAVGFHKPHIPFRIPQDFLTLYPLDKMSLPPDPDVPKGLPSVAYNPWTDIRKREDVQALNISFPYGPIPKDFQLQIQQHYYASVSYMDSQVGRLLNTLDYLGLAEDTVVVFTSDHGWSLGEHGEWAKYSNFDVATRIPLMFYVAGVTAVRPWPETFPYINVFGPTPHRFTRGRTVSNVNELLDIFPTVSVLAGLKPPLPCPDNSFDVELCTEGHDRTYTFNNDDNRKKSEAIAFSQYPRPADTPQENSDLPDLKDIRIMGYSLRSWDYRFTVWAGFDPASFQANLSDVHGGELYLLEEDPGQDHNLYNTSEHSLLLCKLGQGQQPWAQTLKQHLLYLTAGNKSKGME from the exons atgtctctctctgtccagaaaTGGTTTTGGGTCCTGATTCTGTGTATGTTCTCTCATGACGTTGTTGCAAAAACAG TTCGGCGCAATGTTCTCTTCATCATGGCTGACGATTTGAGACCAACATTAGGATGCTACGGGGATCCTATTGTAAAGTCACCAAACATTGATCAACTTGCCTCTAAAAGTAACGTCTTTCTCAACGCATATGCCCAG CAAGCAGTGTGTGGACCAAGTCGGACCTCCTTACTAACAAGTCGTAGACCTGACACAACCCGGTTATATGACTTTAACTCCTACTGGAGAGTGCATGCGGGGAACTACACCACTCTCCCTCAGTACTTCAAGTCAAAGGGCTACACCACCATGTCGGTTGGAAAGGTTTTTCACCCAG GCATAGCCTCTAATCACTCAGATGATTACCCGTACAGCTGGTCTGTACCTCCTTATCATCCTCCCTCTTTCAAGTATGAAAATATGAAG GTTTGCAAGGGCAGTGATGGCAAACTGCATGCCAACCTGTTGTGCTCAGTTAATGTGTCTGAAACCCCTCTTGGGACACTGCCAGACATGGAGAGCACAGAGGAGGCCATCAGGCTGCTCAAGTCCACCAGGGATTCTGGCAAGAATTTCTTTCTGGCTGTTGGATTCCACAAACCTCACATTCCCTTCAGAATCCCACAG GATTTCTTGACACTCTATCCCCTGGATAAGATGAGCCTGCCTCCAGACCCTGACGTTCCTAAAGGCCTCCCCAGCGTGGCCTACAATCCCTGGACTGACATCAGGAAAAGGGAAGATGTCCAAGCTCTTAACATCAGCTTCCCATATGGGCCAATCCCAAAAGATTTCCAG CTCCAGATTCAACAGCACTATTATGCATCTGTGTCATACATGGACTCCCAAGTGGGTCGGTTGTTGAATACTCTGGATTATCTTGGCCTGGCTGAAGACACTGTTGTGGTCTTTACATCTGACCATG GCTGGTCACTTGGGGAGCATGGAGAATGGGCCAAATACAGCAACTTTGACGTGGCCACTCGCATTCCACTAATGTTCTACGTAGCAGGTGTGACTGCAGTCCGTCCTTGGCCCGAGACCTTCCCTTACATTAATGTGTTTGGCCCAACACCGCATCGCTTCACACGAG GACGAACAGTGAGCAACGTGAACGAGCTGCTAGATATCTTCCCCACTGTGTCTGTCCTGGCTGGGCTGAAGCCCCCGCTCCCCTGTCCCGACAACTCCTTTGACGTGGAGCTCTGCACCGAGGGACACGACCGGACCTACACCTTCAACAACGACGACAACCGCAAGAAGTCTGAGGCCATTGCCTTCAGCCAGTACCCCCGGCCCGCCGACACCCCCCAGGAAAACTCCGACCTGCCCGACCTGAAGGACATCCGGATAATGGGCTATTCTCTGCGCTCCTGGGACTATCGCTTCACCGTGTGGGCGGGCTTCGACCCAGCTAGCTTCCAGGCTAACCTGTCAGACGTGCATGGTGGGGAGCTGTACCTCCTGGAGGAAGACCCAGGCCAGGACCACAACCTGTACAACACCTCTGAGCACAGCCTGCTGCTCTGCAAGCTGGGCCAGGGCCAGCAGCCCTGGGCACAGACCCTCAAACAACACCTCCTATACCTCACTGCAGGGAataaatctaaagggatggaataa